The following are encoded in a window of Arthrobacter woluwensis genomic DNA:
- a CDS encoding SRPBCC domain-containing protein has protein sequence MEDQDDTQQEPSMSQKPSGGAPVTDLRFEVFGFIARPIEEVYEAVADPAILSEYFTTGGAIGRLETGATVQWDFADFPGAFPVTVLRAEPAEMISLRWGAAPGTSVEQDGTVVDFVFTSVDDGARTKVAVREQAWKPTDDGAAAAFGNCMGWTGMLAAMKAWLEHGVRLREGFYR, from the coding sequence ATGGAAGACCAGGACGACACCCAACAGGAGCCGAGCATGTCGCAGAAGCCCAGCGGCGGCGCCCCGGTGACCGACCTTCGCTTCGAGGTCTTCGGCTTCATCGCGCGTCCCATCGAAGAGGTCTATGAAGCGGTGGCGGATCCGGCCATCCTGAGTGAGTACTTCACCACCGGGGGCGCAATCGGACGCCTGGAGACCGGCGCCACCGTCCAGTGGGACTTCGCGGACTTCCCGGGGGCGTTTCCCGTCACGGTCCTTCGCGCAGAGCCCGCTGAGATGATCTCCCTGCGCTGGGGCGCAGCTCCCGGCACCTCGGTCGAGCAGGACGGCACGGTGGTCGACTTCGTGTTCACCTCCGTGGACGACGGCGCCCGCACCAAGGTCGCGGTGCGGGAACAGGCCTGGAAGCCCACCGACGACGGCGCCGCAGCGGCCTTCGGCAACTGCATGGGCTGGACTGGGATGCTCGCCGCGATGAAGGCCTGGCTGGAGCACGGAGTCCGTCTGAGGGAGGGCTTCTACCGCTGA
- a CDS encoding M23 family metallopeptidase yields MNVAGPTQRALAKAARLRFPYDGELCRKAARRTIGASAVVVLLLGLGLTPSQADNLDDQQQALQNRANQVQSSLEFLDGKIAKSAADLTLFQGRLPGAQKALADAQGRVAAAASEAQSLAVRVDAAQQSKAKLAQEMTQDKAKSSETKKLIGQIATQAYKSGGVPNDLTLFFGATDTEKLVSSMDLADQALRTQNAAMEKLNQQSAVNVNQPARLAAVEQEIADLKAQADAALAREQSARDEAARQKAAVDKLVSDTTRLNKELEASKPAIQAQLAKVNQAQDQVAAQIKARDERLRQEWLAEQRRKAEAAAAAAAAEAARQGQAQPPAQQPYVPPAPGPISSFGIRAPFDGNPPITSGWGWRAVPPGTIDFWGTGGYMHTGVDFGVGCGTPVHAAASGTVTLAGWITTGGGWTVQVSHGVVQGNALTTVNYHNSSVVVSAGQHVEQGQVIAYSGSSGNSTGCHAHFETWVNGSPVDPMTML; encoded by the coding sequence ATGAACGTTGCAGGACCGACACAGAGGGCTCTCGCGAAGGCTGCGCGTCTCCGTTTCCCGTACGACGGCGAGCTGTGCCGCAAGGCCGCGCGCCGCACCATCGGCGCGTCCGCCGTCGTCGTGCTGCTGCTGGGGCTCGGCCTCACACCCAGCCAGGCCGACAACCTGGATGACCAGCAGCAGGCGCTCCAGAACCGCGCGAACCAGGTGCAGTCCTCGCTGGAGTTCCTGGACGGCAAGATCGCCAAGTCCGCGGCGGACCTGACCCTCTTCCAGGGCCGGCTTCCGGGCGCGCAGAAGGCCCTGGCGGATGCTCAGGGACGGGTCGCGGCGGCGGCGTCCGAGGCGCAGTCCCTCGCCGTGCGGGTCGATGCGGCGCAGCAGAGCAAGGCGAAGCTGGCGCAGGAGATGACCCAGGACAAGGCGAAGTCCAGCGAGACCAAGAAGCTGATCGGGCAGATCGCCACCCAGGCCTACAAGTCCGGCGGCGTGCCCAATGACCTCACGCTGTTCTTCGGCGCGACGGACACGGAGAAGCTGGTCAGCAGCATGGACCTGGCCGATCAGGCTCTCCGCACCCAGAACGCCGCGATGGAGAAGCTCAACCAGCAGAGCGCCGTCAACGTCAACCAGCCCGCGCGTCTCGCCGCCGTCGAGCAGGAGATCGCAGATCTCAAGGCGCAGGCGGACGCGGCGCTGGCCCGTGAGCAGTCCGCCCGCGACGAGGCCGCCCGCCAGAAGGCGGCCGTGGACAAGCTCGTCTCGGACACCACGCGACTCAACAAGGAACTCGAAGCGTCCAAGCCCGCCATCCAGGCGCAGCTGGCCAAGGTCAATCAGGCTCAGGACCAGGTGGCCGCCCAGATCAAGGCCCGCGACGAACGGCTGCGACAGGAGTGGCTGGCCGAGCAGCGCCGGAAGGCGGAGGCAGCAGCGGCCGCAGCCGCCGCGGAGGCCGCGCGGCAGGGCCAGGCGCAGCCTCCGGCCCAGCAGCCGTACGTGCCGCCGGCACCGGGACCGATCTCCTCCTTCGGGATCCGGGCCCCGTTCGACGGCAACCCGCCGATCACGTCGGGCTGGGGCTGGCGCGCCGTGCCGCCGGGCACCATCGACTTCTGGGGCACCGGCGGCTACATGCACACCGGTGTCGACTTCGGCGTCGGCTGCGGCACCCCGGTGCACGCGGCGGCGTCCGGCACCGTGACCCTGGCCGGCTGGATCACCACCGGTGGCGGCTGGACCGTTCAGGTGTCCCACGGCGTCGTGCAGGGCAACGCGCTGACCACGGTGAACTACCACAACAGTTCCGTGGTCGTGTCGGCGGGCCAGCACGTGGAGCAGGGTCAGGTCATCGCGTATTCGGGCAGCTCCGGCAACTCGACCGGCTGCCACGCCCACTTCGAGACGTGGGTCAACGGCTCGCCGGTGGATCCCATGACCATGCTTTAG
- the ftsX gene encoding permease-like cell division protein FtsX, which produces MRPMFILGEIANGLRRNLSMFISVVLVTFVSLTFVGAAGMLQMQINQMKGYWYDKVQVAIFLCSPGSTTANCSSGPVTKEQQDNLRKTLDSDAIRQYVNDFQFESQDEAYKHFKEQFANSPIVDSVTPDQLPSSFRVNLKDPEKYKVISETFSAQPGVESVIDQRQILEKLFSAMNTASFVAIGIAAIMIICAALLIATTIRLSAFMRRKETAIMRLVGASKAVIQLPFILEGVIAAVIGALLASAAIWGISHFFLTGYLAEQYKQTAFISDAQTLWLVPGLIALGAVIAGVSSLFTLRKPLNA; this is translated from the coding sequence ATGAGGCCCATGTTCATCCTCGGGGAGATCGCCAACGGCCTCCGCCGGAACCTCTCCATGTTCATCTCCGTGGTCCTGGTGACCTTCGTGTCGCTCACCTTCGTGGGCGCCGCCGGGATGCTCCAGATGCAGATCAACCAGATGAAGGGCTACTGGTACGACAAGGTCCAGGTGGCGATCTTCCTCTGTAGCCCCGGCTCCACCACCGCCAACTGCTCCTCCGGCCCGGTGACCAAGGAACAGCAGGACAATCTGCGCAAGACCCTGGACTCGGATGCGATCCGTCAGTACGTCAACGACTTCCAGTTCGAGTCCCAGGACGAGGCGTACAAGCACTTCAAGGAGCAGTTCGCCAATTCGCCGATCGTCGATTCGGTGACCCCGGACCAGCTGCCCTCCTCCTTCCGCGTGAACCTGAAGGATCCCGAGAAGTACAAGGTCATCTCGGAGACCTTCTCCGCCCAGCCCGGCGTGGAGAGCGTGATCGACCAGCGCCAGATCCTGGAGAAGCTCTTCTCCGCCATGAACACGGCGTCCTTCGTCGCCATCGGGATCGCGGCGATCATGATCATCTGTGCGGCGCTGCTGATCGCGACCACCATCAGACTCTCGGCCTTCATGCGGCGCAAGGAGACTGCCATCATGAGACTGGTGGGAGCTTCCAAGGCGGTGATCCAATTGCCCTTCATCCTCGAAGGCGTGATCGCGGCCGTGATCGGGGCGCTGCTCGCCTCCGCGGCCATCTGGGGGATCTCGCACTTCTTCCTGACCGGCTACCTTGCCGAGCAGTACAAGCAGACCGCCTTCATCTCGGATGCTCAGACGCTCTGGCTGGTTCCCGGCCTGATCGCCCTGGGCGCCGTGATCGCCGGCGTCTCATCCCTGTTCACCCTCCGCAAGCCGCTCAACGCCTGA
- the ftsE gene encoding cell division ATP-binding protein FtsE: protein MIRFENVTKIHDPKARPALDSVSVEIEGGEFVFLVGASGSGKSTFLKMVYREDVATTGSVYVAGHNVSTLSSWRVPKLRRKIGVVFQDFRILPQKNVYQNVAFAMQVIGASRARTKERVSDVLAMVGLEGMEKRMQHELSGGEQQRVAIARAVVNQPDILLADEPTGNLDPTTSVEITEVLKKINANGTTVVMATHDDDIVDQMRRRVIELTKGKVVRDEAKATYTSLIPKVKTSAGAPETAATAGEERA from the coding sequence ATGATTCGATTCGAAAATGTCACCAAGATCCACGACCCCAAGGCCAGACCCGCGCTCGACTCGGTGAGCGTGGAGATCGAGGGCGGCGAATTCGTCTTCCTCGTGGGCGCTTCCGGTTCCGGTAAGTCGACCTTCCTCAAGATGGTGTACCGCGAAGACGTGGCCACCACCGGGTCCGTCTACGTCGCCGGCCACAACGTCTCCACCCTCTCCAGCTGGCGCGTGCCCAAGCTGCGCCGGAAGATCGGCGTGGTGTTCCAGGACTTCCGCATCCTGCCGCAGAAGAACGTGTACCAGAACGTCGCCTTCGCCATGCAGGTGATCGGCGCCAGCCGTGCGCGCACCAAGGAGCGCGTCTCCGATGTCCTCGCGATGGTGGGGCTCGAAGGCATGGAGAAGCGCATGCAGCACGAGCTCTCCGGTGGTGAGCAGCAGCGCGTCGCGATCGCCCGCGCCGTCGTCAATCAGCCGGACATCCTGCTGGCCGACGAGCCGACCGGCAACCTGGACCCGACCACGAGTGTGGAGATCACCGAGGTGCTGAAGAAGATCAACGCCAACGGCACCACGGTCGTGATGGCCACGCACGATGATGACATCGTGGACCAGATGCGCCGCCGCGTCATCGAACTCACCAAGGGCAAGGTCGTCCGTGACGAAGCCAAGGCCACGTACACGTCCCTCATCCCCAAGGTGAAGACGTCCGCCGGCGCTCCCGAGACCGCCGCCACCGCAGGGGAGGAGCGCGCATGA
- a CDS encoding metal-dependent transcriptional regulator, which translates to MKSAVASSSIEDYVKVIYSFTEWQDKPISSTQLAQRLGVANSSVSEMVRKLKDLGLVDHKPYGAVTLTAEGRTLALAVVRRHRLIETFLVRELGYAWDEVHDEAELLEHAVSETFVERLAEKLGHPDRDPHGDPIPTADGTVALPEARLLSELDEGHHGHITRISDDDPELLRYLSREGVDVDAVVEVGERKPFSGALQVHVAPPGGQEGHTAELGEQALHALWVADDSPHEGCILP; encoded by the coding sequence GTGAAGTCTGCCGTCGCCTCCTCCTCGATCGAGGACTACGTCAAGGTCATCTACTCGTTCACCGAGTGGCAGGACAAGCCCATCAGCAGCACGCAGCTGGCCCAGCGGCTGGGCGTGGCGAACTCGTCCGTGTCCGAGATGGTGCGCAAACTCAAGGACCTCGGGCTCGTGGACCACAAGCCCTACGGCGCCGTGACGCTCACGGCGGAGGGGCGGACCCTGGCCCTCGCCGTGGTGCGGCGTCACCGCCTCATCGAGACGTTCCTCGTGCGCGAGCTCGGCTACGCCTGGGACGAGGTCCACGACGAAGCCGAGCTCCTCGAGCACGCCGTCTCCGAGACCTTCGTGGAACGCCTGGCCGAGAAACTCGGACACCCGGACCGTGATCCCCACGGCGATCCCATCCCCACGGCCGATGGCACCGTCGCGCTGCCCGAGGCCCGGCTGCTCTCTGAGCTGGATGAGGGGCACCACGGGCACATCACGCGCATCAGCGACGACGACCCGGAGCTTCTGCGCTACCTCAGCCGCGAGGGTGTGGACGTCGACGCCGTCGTCGAGGTCGGCGAACGCAAGCCGTTCAGCGGCGCGCTGCAGGTTCATGTGGCCCCTCCCGGCGGCCAGGAGGGCCACACCGCGGAGCTGGGCGAGCAGGCGCTGCACGCCCTCTGGGTCGCGGACGACTCCCCGCACGAGGGCTGCATCCTCCCCTGA
- a CDS encoding transglycosylase domain-containing protein: protein MSPARNVLKSVAGVGGRLLAFTTVSAVIGALLVGFLAPLVAATDAATKGSVQFFDSLPEELTINPPGQVSRILAADGSQIATVFSENRQDVTLKQIAPDMRNALVAIEDYRFYEHGGIDPMGIMRALVSNASGGRQGASTLTQQYVTNVLNDSRTARGDASDVVLNGQKTTGDKLREMKLALGLEKRLSKDQILQGYLNIVAFSGNAYGVQAASQYFFSVDAAKLSLPQAALLAGLVNGPGYYDPIAHPDRAVDRRNLVLDAMLKHGYITAKKHDAAVKAPLKLAVKQPRQGCAYASQSPYFCDYVLHQFLNDPAYGATPDERLKLLQRGGLTIRTTLDPRLQGPAQRQVDATTGANPDKWGASLVTIQPGTGKVVAMAQNSRMLAKQGSGFVTAYNFNVDKTDEAGQALGGVGGMQPGSTMKPVTLAAWLGEGKSPDQTVDAARRVYPLNFPWKSTCGPVAGAYNSQEMSKGAAPDLQNDTPGFYRPMTVRMGIYYSINTATFASAAGLNDFCDIQRAADALGMHDGAGKGQKLQLNTLGNLLGGANVAPLTMANAFATFASNGTYCTPISITRVDDGKGKRLGGQNPSCKAGAITPEVAKRATNVLQDVLSKGSGLLIPDKVTAPAAAKTGTNQYNNQTWIVGYTRGLATASFFGDPFNASESRPGRNVTLNGRTYPAVDGADIAGPQWARYMQVVYGLYDHGNFDPPTLPKKATPKKADQKKPDTEKKAKPRR, encoded by the coding sequence ATGAGTCCTGCGAGAAATGTCCTGAAGTCCGTGGCCGGAGTGGGTGGAAGACTCCTGGCCTTCACCACCGTGAGTGCCGTGATCGGAGCGCTTCTGGTCGGTTTCCTGGCGCCCTTGGTGGCCGCCACGGACGCCGCCACCAAGGGCTCGGTGCAGTTCTTCGACAGCCTGCCGGAGGAGCTCACCATCAACCCGCCGGGCCAGGTGAGCAGGATCCTGGCCGCCGACGGCTCGCAGATCGCCACCGTCTTCAGCGAGAACCGCCAGGATGTGACGCTCAAGCAGATCGCTCCCGACATGCGCAACGCGCTCGTGGCGATCGAGGACTACCGCTTCTACGAACACGGCGGCATCGATCCGATGGGGATCATGCGCGCCCTCGTCAGCAACGCGTCGGGTGGCCGGCAGGGCGCCTCCACCCTGACCCAGCAGTATGTGACCAATGTTCTCAACGACAGCCGGACCGCCCGGGGTGACGCGTCCGACGTCGTGCTCAACGGTCAGAAGACCACCGGGGACAAGCTGCGCGAGATGAAGCTCGCCCTCGGTCTCGAGAAGCGGCTGAGCAAGGACCAGATCCTCCAGGGCTATCTCAACATCGTGGCCTTCAGCGGCAACGCCTACGGCGTCCAGGCCGCCAGCCAGTACTTCTTCTCGGTGGATGCCGCGAAACTCAGCCTGCCGCAGGCCGCCCTGCTGGCCGGACTCGTGAACGGCCCCGGCTACTACGACCCCATCGCCCACCCTGACCGCGCCGTCGACCGCCGCAATCTGGTGCTGGACGCGATGCTCAAGCACGGCTACATCACCGCCAAGAAGCACGACGCCGCCGTCAAGGCCCCGCTCAAGCTCGCCGTGAAACAGCCGCGCCAGGGCTGTGCGTACGCCTCGCAGTCGCCGTACTTCTGCGACTACGTGCTGCACCAGTTCCTGAACGACCCGGCCTACGGCGCGACGCCGGACGAGCGCCTCAAGCTGCTGCAGCGCGGCGGTCTGACCATCCGCACGACACTCGACCCCCGTCTGCAGGGACCGGCCCAGCGCCAGGTGGACGCGACCACCGGCGCCAACCCGGACAAGTGGGGCGCCTCGCTCGTGACGATCCAGCCCGGCACCGGCAAGGTGGTCGCGATGGCTCAGAACTCCCGGATGCTCGCCAAACAGGGCTCCGGATTCGTCACGGCCTACAACTTCAACGTCGACAAGACGGACGAGGCCGGCCAGGCCCTGGGCGGCGTCGGCGGCATGCAGCCCGGTTCCACCATGAAGCCCGTGACCCTCGCGGCCTGGCTCGGGGAGGGGAAGTCCCCCGATCAGACGGTGGATGCTGCGCGCCGTGTCTACCCTTTGAACTTCCCGTGGAAGAGCACCTGCGGTCCCGTCGCAGGCGCATACAACTCTCAGGAGATGTCCAAGGGCGCTGCGCCGGACCTCCAGAACGACACCCCCGGGTTCTACCGTCCCATGACCGTCCGAATGGGCATCTACTACTCGATCAACACGGCCACTTTCGCCTCGGCGGCCGGCTTGAACGACTTCTGCGACATCCAGCGGGCGGCCGATGCCCTGGGCATGCACGACGGCGCGGGCAAGGGTCAGAAGCTCCAGCTCAACACGCTCGGAAACCTTCTGGGCGGCGCCAACGTGGCCCCGCTGACCATGGCGAACGCCTTCGCCACCTTCGCCAGCAATGGCACCTACTGCACCCCGATCTCGATCACCCGTGTCGACGACGGGAAGGGCAAGCGCCTCGGCGGTCAGAACCCGTCCTGCAAGGCCGGCGCGATCACGCCCGAGGTGGCCAAGCGCGCCACGAACGTGCTGCAGGATGTGCTGTCCAAGGGGTCCGGCCTCCTGATCCCGGACAAGGTGACCGCGCCCGCCGCCGCCAAGACCGGCACGAACCAGTACAACAACCAGACCTGGATCGTCGGCTACACGCGGGGGCTCGCCACGGCGTCCTTCTTCGGTGACCCATTCAACGCGAGCGAATCGCGACCCGGACGGAACGTGACCCTCAACGGCAGGACGTACCCCGCCGTCGACGGTGCGGACATCGCGGGACCGCAGTGGGCCCGGTACATGCAAGTCGTCTACGGCCTGTACGACCACGGGAACTTCGATCCGCCGACGCTGCCCAAGAAGGCCACCCCGAAGAAGGCGGATCAGAAGAAGCCGGACACGGAGAAGAAGGCCAAGCCCCGGCGGTGA
- the smpB gene encoding SsrA-binding protein SmpB, whose protein sequence is MPKESGRKVVATNRKARHDYEVLDTYEAGIALMGTEVKSLREGHANMGDAFCTFYNDELWMEQVNIPEYSQGSWTNHSSRRRRKLLLHRAELIKISHKIRESGFTIVPLQLYFVDGRAKVEIGVARGKKEYDKRQSLREAQDKREAQRVLRARNKR, encoded by the coding sequence GTGCCGAAGGAAAGTGGCCGGAAAGTCGTGGCCACGAACCGCAAGGCGCGCCACGACTACGAAGTGCTGGACACCTATGAGGCGGGTATCGCTCTCATGGGGACCGAGGTGAAGTCCCTCCGCGAGGGGCACGCCAACATGGGCGATGCGTTCTGCACGTTCTACAACGACGAGCTCTGGATGGAGCAGGTCAACATCCCGGAGTACAGCCAGGGGAGCTGGACCAACCACTCCTCCCGCCGCCGCCGGAAGCTGCTCCTGCACCGTGCCGAGCTCATCAAGATCTCACACAAGATCCGGGAGAGCGGCTTCACGATCGTCCCGTTGCAGCTGTACTTCGTCGACGGGCGGGCCAAGGTCGAAATCGGCGTGGCCCGCGGTAAGAAGGAGTACGACAAGCGCCAGAGCCTGCGCGAAGCGCAGGACAAGCGCGAGGCCCAGAGGGTCCTGCGGGCGCGCAACAAGCGCTGA
- a CDS encoding HIRAN domain-containing protein, with translation MDELTAAAGGVLPLNQQIVVEDVQCLLVPEPFNAHDPNAVMVIANGYHVGYLSREDAIRYRPLVRRIVASGYLPGTIGRIWAFRTSSDISTRVQVAIPHADLLPLNQLPDREHKQLPWGSGLQVTKEEEHFDVLFNFVPPSGEGFLYSTLHRGVRTLRNGQERPYVELRIDGERVGEMSPVTSQHFLPTIEHLESLGIAPVATVKIKGSALAAQLVLQAARASEIPDEWVEAGPDHAMKLVPWSLEYEIPAGWDSGFVASPGRDPKAGRSQVRTVVAAQSLAKGAKQGSLGWAVFWLCVAGVFLICVIGTPIAIVPAAWCGFLGWRQLRRWRVNSATGTGTGTKG, from the coding sequence TTGGATGAACTCACGGCGGCCGCCGGCGGTGTTTTGCCGCTGAATCAACAAATCGTCGTGGAGGATGTCCAGTGCCTTCTCGTGCCCGAGCCATTCAATGCCCATGATCCAAACGCTGTAATGGTGATTGCCAACGGCTACCATGTTGGCTATTTGTCAAGGGAAGATGCAATCCGGTACCGTCCGCTGGTCCGACGCATCGTGGCGAGTGGTTATCTTCCAGGCACGATTGGAAGGATTTGGGCATTCCGAACTTCAAGCGACATCAGCACCAGAGTTCAAGTTGCAATTCCTCATGCCGACTTGCTTCCTCTCAACCAACTTCCTGATCGAGAACACAAGCAACTGCCATGGGGGAGCGGCTTGCAGGTCACTAAGGAAGAAGAGCACTTCGATGTTCTGTTCAACTTCGTGCCACCCAGCGGAGAGGGTTTCTTGTACTCGACGCTTCATAGGGGGGTTCGCACCCTAAGAAATGGACAGGAGCGCCCCTATGTTGAGCTGCGGATTGACGGCGAGCGTGTAGGTGAAATGTCGCCTGTGACCTCGCAGCATTTTCTCCCGACCATCGAGCATCTAGAAAGTTTAGGGATTGCTCCAGTGGCGACTGTCAAGATAAAGGGGTCAGCCTTGGCCGCCCAGCTAGTGCTCCAGGCCGCAAGAGCATCTGAAATCCCTGACGAATGGGTAGAGGCCGGACCGGACCATGCGATGAAGCTCGTTCCTTGGAGTCTTGAGTACGAAATTCCTGCTGGCTGGGATAGCGGGTTCGTAGCTTCGCCTGGGCGAGATCCGAAAGCTGGCAGGAGCCAGGTTCGCACGGTTGTTGCTGCGCAATCTCTGGCGAAGGGTGCCAAGCAAGGGTCTTTGGGGTGGGCCGTCTTTTGGCTCTGCGTCGCAGGGGTCTTCTTGATATGCGTTATTGGCACGCCGATCGCAATTGTTCCGGCTGCATGGTGTGGGTTTCTCGGCTGGCGTCAACTGCGAAGATGGCGGGTCAACTCCGCCACCGGCACAGGAACTGGCACAAAGGGCTAA
- a CDS encoding Nramp family divalent metal transporter has protein sequence MKTELSPGVVAPRRGAGVLLLGPAFVAAIAYVDPGNVAANLTAGAQFGYLLVWVLVAANIMAVMVQYQSAKLGLVTGHSLPELLGQRFPTWGRRLFWLQAETVAVATDLAEVVGGAIALNLLFGIPLPLGGIIIGAASMALLLMQNRRRQRSFENAIIVLLGVITVGFLCGLIVSPPSAGGVLGGLVPRFQGTESVMLAASMLGATVMPHAIYVHSALSRDRHRPVGSDAPDERTLSRLIGATRWDVVSALAIAGAVNIGMLLLAASALSGREGTDSIEGAHAAITTTLGPVIGAVFAVGLLASGLASTAVGSYAGATIMGGLLKVQIPLLLRRVLTLIPAVIILAVGMDPTQVLVLSQVALSFGIPFALIPLFLLSRDRRVMGRHADHPALQVAAAVSALLVIVLNGVLIWLTFVSGG, from the coding sequence ATGAAGACCGAGCTGTCCCCAGGAGTCGTCGCACCGCGCCGTGGCGCGGGAGTCCTCCTCCTCGGACCGGCCTTCGTCGCGGCCATCGCCTACGTGGACCCGGGCAATGTCGCGGCCAACCTCACCGCGGGCGCCCAGTTCGGGTACCTGCTGGTCTGGGTCCTCGTCGCCGCCAACATCATGGCCGTGATGGTCCAGTACCAGTCCGCCAAGCTCGGCCTGGTCACCGGACACTCCCTCCCGGAACTCCTGGGGCAGCGCTTCCCCACCTGGGGACGGCGGCTCTTCTGGCTCCAGGCCGAGACCGTCGCCGTCGCCACGGATCTCGCGGAGGTGGTCGGCGGTGCCATCGCCCTCAACCTGCTGTTCGGCATCCCCCTTCCCCTCGGCGGCATCATCATCGGCGCGGCGTCCATGGCCCTGCTCCTGATGCAGAACCGGCGGCGGCAGCGCAGTTTCGAGAACGCGATCATCGTCCTGCTCGGCGTCATCACGGTGGGCTTCCTGTGCGGGCTGATCGTGAGCCCGCCCAGCGCCGGCGGTGTGTTGGGAGGCCTTGTCCCCCGTTTCCAGGGCACCGAGTCCGTGATGCTGGCAGCGAGCATGCTCGGCGCGACCGTCATGCCCCACGCGATCTACGTGCACTCCGCCCTCTCCCGCGACCGGCACCGCCCCGTGGGAAGTGACGCCCCGGACGAGCGCACCTTGAGCCGTCTCATCGGGGCCACCCGCTGGGACGTCGTCTCCGCTTTGGCCATCGCGGGCGCCGTGAACATCGGCATGCTCCTGCTCGCGGCCTCCGCCCTGAGCGGCCGCGAGGGCACCGACAGCATCGAGGGCGCCCATGCCGCCATCACGACGACGCTCGGCCCGGTCATCGGCGCCGTGTTCGCCGTCGGGCTGCTCGCCTCAGGCCTCGCCTCCACCGCGGTCGGGTCCTACGCCGGCGCCACGATCATGGGCGGGCTCCTCAAGGTGCAGATCCCGCTTCTGCTGCGCCGGGTCCTGACCCTCATCCCCGCCGTGATCATCCTGGCGGTCGGCATGGACCCCACCCAGGTGCTGGTCCTGAGCCAGGTCGCCCTGAGCTTCGGCATCCCCTTCGCCCTGATCCCGCTCTTCCTGCTCAGCCGGGACCGCCGCGTCATGGGCCGTCACGCGGACCATCCCGCGCTCCAGGTGGCGGCGGCCGTGAGCGCCCTCCTCGTGATCGTCCTCAACGGGGTCCTGATCTGGCTGACGTTCGTCTCTGGCGGGTGA
- a CDS encoding phosphatase PAP2 family protein, whose amino-acid sequence MRRLARILTEVFSPTVLVTAFLLISCAVADGWRGLWFGLLAAVFTAIGPFLGIVIASRRGQLSDHHVGDRKQRLPVLIASLGSAAIGWAVLLLLHAPWSAVLGLLGVALGMIVVGAVNAFWKLSVHTAVVVFTTVALVTALGPWSAPLLLIPVAVGWSRVRLGDHTVAQVLAGVPAGLLVWGAYALMA is encoded by the coding sequence GTGCGCCGTCTAGCCCGGATCCTCACTGAGGTCTTCTCCCCCACCGTCCTCGTCACCGCTTTCCTGCTGATCAGCTGTGCCGTGGCGGACGGCTGGCGCGGTCTGTGGTTCGGCCTGCTCGCCGCCGTCTTCACCGCGATCGGGCCGTTCCTCGGCATCGTCATCGCCTCCCGGCGCGGGCAGCTCAGCGACCATCACGTGGGCGACCGCAAGCAGCGTCTGCCGGTGCTGATCGCCTCGCTCGGCTCGGCGGCGATCGGCTGGGCGGTTCTCCTCCTCCTGCACGCGCCGTGGTCCGCTGTGCTCGGCCTGCTCGGGGTGGCGCTCGGGATGATCGTGGTGGGAGCCGTCAACGCGTTCTGGAAGCTGAGCGTACACACCGCCGTCGTCGTGTTCACCACCGTGGCGCTGGTGACCGCCCTGGGGCCGTGGAGCGCTCCGCTCCTGCTCATCCCCGTCGCCGTCGGATGGTCGCGGGTCCGGTTGGGTGACCACACCGTCGCCCAAGTGCTCGCCGGCGTCCCGGCCGGACTGCTCGTCTGGGGCGCCTACGCGCTCATGGCGTGA